In one Diabrotica virgifera virgifera chromosome 7, PGI_DIABVI_V3a genomic region, the following are encoded:
- the LOC126888303 gene encoding uncharacterized protein LOC126888303 gives MCRGLINKNQHGFCSGRSTLTNLLPYQSKIIKALEEFKQVDAVYTDFSKAFDQVDHNIFLRRLFDIGFDVSAVGWIKSLLSERRQMVKIGAFKSDAICVTSGVPQGGHCSLMFFNLFVDSIFDCFADDFKAYRIMNCQTDQQLLQDDLDRLTQWRHINKLNLNKSKCCLISFFKGSRKYDTSYELCGQPLKTVSKIKDLGVIFDKNLTFVDHINSVTIQSSKMLGFIVRNCRHFSVDTVRSLYSSLVRSKLGYGSVVWSPYQAVHKYTVEKVQHKFLRFCGFKLYIGISDHNYSILEKQLDLKTLSERRICAGLYFLHKIVTGKIDSAELLESVNIEIVTRNRRHNYSSFHIPYHRTNYGMNLPIERYSRYVNQLHWEIFDMSESGFRAQFNRINFIE, from the coding sequence ATGTGTCGTGGGCTAATAAATAAGAATCAGCATGGCTTCTGTTCAGGTCGTTCAACTCTAACTAATCTGTTACCatatcaatcaaaaataattaaagctTTGGAAGAATTCAAGCAAGTTGATGCAGTTTACACAGATTTTTCAAAGGCTTTCGATCAAGTAGACCATAATATTTTTCTCAGGAGATTATTTGATATAGGGTTTGATGTTTCGGCTGTAGGTTGGATCAAAAGTTTATTGTCAGAGCGTAGACAGATGGTCAAAATAGGTGCTTTTAAATCGGATGCAATATGTGTAACTTCTGGTGTTCCCCAAGGGGGGCACTGCTCCCTAATGTTTTTCAATCTGTTTGTGGACTCAATTTTTGATTGTTTTGCTGATGATTTCAAAGCCTACAGAATAATGAATTGCCAAACTGATCAACAACTGCTGCAGGACGATCTTGACAGATTAACACAGTGGCgtcacattaataaattaaacctaaataaatcaaaatgttgtctaattagtttttttaagggTTCCAGAAAATATGACACTTCTTACGAACTGTGTGGGCAACCATTAAaaactgtatcaaaaataaaagactTGGGAgtaattttcgacaaaaatttaacatttgTCGATCATATTAACTCTGTCACAATACAGTCATCCAAAATGTTGGGTTTCATCGTGAGAAATTGTAGACATTTTTCTGTTGACACTGTCAGAAGCCTTTACTCTTCATTAGTCAGATCTAAACTTGGGTATGGATCAGTGGTGTGGTCTCCTTACCAAGCTGTCCATAAATATACTGTAGAAAAGGTTCAGCATAAGTTTCTACGATTTTGTGGATTCAAATTATATATTGGGATCTCTGATCATAATTATTCAATTTTGGAAAAACAACTGGATTTGAAAACACTTTCAGAAAGGAGAATCTGTGCTGgattatattttttgcataaaattgttacaGGGAAAATTGATAGTGCTGAATTGTTGGAGTCGGTTAACATTGAGATTGTCACACGAAATAGGAGACATAACTACTCTTCTTTTCATATACCCTATCATCGAACAAATTATGGTATGAATTTGCCTATAGAAAGATACTCGAGATATGTTAACCAACTTCATTGGGAAATATTTGATATGTCTGAGAGTGGGTTCAGGGCTCAATTTAATAGAATCAATTTCATAGAATAA